A single window of Vigna radiata var. radiata cultivar VC1973A unplaced genomic scaffold, Vradiata_ver6 scaffold_261, whole genome shotgun sequence DNA harbors:
- the LOC106755110 gene encoding dirigent protein 22-like, whose translation MESKLSSCSSFSLHHLLTPLPQEQSSSTMATQFLILTLLIFYTTLTFTTARDTNTGFVGSPDPKALGLKEKLSFSHFRFYFHERFAGSNPTSVFVVPPVPKYNSSTLFGAVGFMDTALTVGPEPTSKVVGRIEGLVAGTSQREFILLVVLNFVLTEGKYNGSTITVLGRNRVTQNIREIPVIGGTGVFRFATGYAETNTIFLDPKTRSTIEYNIYVSHYC comes from the coding sequence atggAATCAAAATTATCCTCATGCAgttctttctctcttcatcatcttctcaCACCATTGCCACAAGAACAATCTTCATCAACCATGGCTACCCAATTCCTCATTCTCACCCTTCTCATCTTCTACACCACCCTCACTTTCACCACAGCCCGAGACACAAACACAGGTTTCGTAGGTTCACCAGACCCCAAGGCATTAGGTTTAAAGGAAAAACTCAGTTTTAGCCATTTCCGCTTCTACTTCCACGAGAGGTTCGCCGGAAGCAACCCCACCTCCGTCTTCGTGGTTCCGCCTGTACCCAAGTACAACTCCAGCACCTTATTCGGCGCGGTGGGGTTCATGGACACCGCCTTGACAGTGGGACCGGAGCCAACCTCCAAGGTGGTGGGAAGAATCGAGGGTTTGGTTGCAGGAACGTCGCAGAGGGAGTTTATCTTGTTGGTGGTTCTGAACTTCGTGTTAACCGAAGGGAAGTACAATGGGAGCACCATCACTGTGTTGGGGAGGAACCGCGTCACCCAAAACATCAGGGAGATTCCGGTAATTGGAGGCACTGGAGTGTTCAGATTTGCCACGGGATATGCAGAGACTAATACCATTTTTCTTGATCCGAAAACGAGGTCTACCATTGAATACAACATTTATGTTTCCCACTACTGTTGA
- the LOC106755114 gene encoding TMV resistance protein N-like: MELASSSSSSSSSFLKSKPHFIYDVFINFWGEEMQRKFVSHLHSVLLQAQVKTLINMENLEEGMQLEEHMRAIASSKIAIIVFSKTYTESTCCLRELEKIIECRETFGQIVLPVFYEIDPFDVRHQKDDFRKALEESAQKSYSGEQLEHVLSRWSRALTTAAGINGWDVTDFRHDAELVEVAVSRVQTLLGYEDLSHTEFPVGLESHVEKMVGSIENHSAKVCMVGIWGMGGSGKTTIAKAIYNQIYRQFIGKSFIENVGQVHRHIGLEEELIYQVLKPKFKWKGDWMGRTIVKNELSNKKLLIVLDDVNKFWQLQNVCGNHELFGQGTVIIITTRDVRLLNKLKLDFVYKMDLMNENDSLELLCWHAFRDAKPRKNFNELARKIVTCCGGLPQALVALGSDLYLKTFAPWEPTILPRQIFADYHVLENLEKSFDGLCNYMQRDIFLDVCCFFIGKDRGYVTKILNDCGLRADIGITVLIQRGLIKVERNNKLQMHPLLQDMGREIICRSWPMEPEKRSRLWFHEDVKHVLRNKTGTAATEGLSLKLHSTRDCFKADTFKEMKRLRLLELDHVQLVGDYGYLSEELRWICWKGFPSQYIPDNFRMKNVIAIDLKHSHLQLVWKQAQVLKWLKFLNLSHSKYLRETPDFAGLPSLEQLILKDCPSLCKVHPSIGDLCNILLINLKDCTSLSSLPKEVYKLKSLQTFILSGCLKIDILEEDIVQMKSLITLVSENTAVKQVPCTIVNSKHTGYISLRRFEGLSHNILSSIIRSWMSPIMNSRSYIRPLCIDMENDNLRDLAPLLSCLANIRSILVQCDTQSQLSKQLNTIFVEDGVNFTESTNHSLRFSLIGVGSCNEFLNTVRDSVSKGLESSECCDISLPCENNPYWLGHTGEGHSVSFSVPKDCDIKGMTLCVVYSSTPEIVATECLRSVLIVNYTKCTYQIHKHGTVMSFNDEDWHGIISNLESEDKVEIFVSFGHGLVVKNTTVYFINREPVKTLSQEYERFFCLDWLACIMQPFFLK, from the exons ATGGAgttggcttcttcatcatcatcatcatcttcatccttcTTAAAATCCAAACCTCATTTCATATACGATGTGTTCATCAACTTTTGGGGAGAAGAAATGCAGAGAAAATTCGTTTCTCATCTCCATTCTGTCCTTTTACAAGCTCAAGTCAAAACATTGATTAACATGGAGAATCTGGAGGAGGGAATGCAGCTGGAAGAGCACATGCGAGCAATAGCATCCTCTAAGATCGCAATAATCGTTTTCTCCAAAACATACACTGAATCTACCTGCTGTCTTCGCGAGCTTGAAAAAATCATTGAATGCCGCGAAACTTTTGGCCAAATAGTTCTGCCAGTATTTTACGAGATTGACCCATTCGATGTACGTCATCAGAAAGATGATTTTAGAAAAGCGTTAGAAGAATCTGCACAAAAAAGTTATTCAGGTGAACAACTGGAACATGTACTGTCCAGGTGGAGCCGAGCACTCACCACAGCTGCAGGTATCAATGGTTGGGATGTTACAGATTTTAG GCATGATGCTGAACTTGTGGAGGTAGCTGTTAGTCGCGTTCAAACATTACTGGGTTATGAAGACTTGTCTCATACCGAATTTCCTGTTGGATTAGAGTCCCATGTGGAAAAGATGGTAGGAAGTATTGAAAATCATTCGGCCAAAGTGTGTATGGTAGGGATATGGGGAATGGGAGGATCAGGTAAAACTACCATAGCCAAAGCCATCTATAATCAAATTTATCGTCAATTCATTGGCAAGAGTTTTATTGAAAATGTTGGACAAGTACATAGGCATATTGGTTTGGAAGAAGAACTTATTTATCAGGTCCTTAAACCCAAGTTCAAGTGGAAAGGCGATTGGATGGGAAGAACTATCGTCAAGAATGAACTTTCTAACAAAAAGTTGCTCATTGTGCTTGATGATGTGAATAAGTTTTGGCAATTACAAAACGTATGCGGGAATCATGAACTGTTCGGTCAAGGAACTGTGATAATCATTACAACTAGAGATGTTCGACTACTGAACAAACTCAAActtgattttgtttataaaatggaTTTGATGAACGAAAATGATTCCCTTGAGCTTTTATGTTGGCATGCCTTTAGAGAtgcaaaaccaagaaaaaactTCAATGAACTTGCAAGAAAGATAGTTACTTGTTGTGGAGGACTACCACAAGCTCTTGTGGCCCTTGGTTCCGATTTATATCTTAAGACATTTGCACCGTGGGAACCTACAATTTTACCTCGACAAATATTTGCTGATTATCACGTTCtagaaaatttggaaaaaagtTTTGATGGTTTATGTAATTACATGCAAAGGGATATATTTCTTGATGTATGTTGTTTCTTTATTGGTAAAGACAGAGGCTATGTCACAAAGATTTTAAATGACTGTGGACTACGTGCTGATATTGGAATAACAGTTCTCATACAACGTGGCCTCATAAAAGTTGAAAGGAATAATAAACTTCAAATGCATCCTTTGTTACAAGACATGGGAAGAGAAATTATTTGTAGGAGCTGGCCAATGGAACCGGAGAAAAGGAGTCGGTTATGGTTTCATGAGGATGTAAAACATGTACTGAGAAATAAAACT GGGACAGCAGCTACTGAGGGATTGTCCCTGAAATTGCATTCAACCAGAGATTGCTTCAAAGCTGATACTTTCAAGGAAATGAAGAGATTGAGACTGCTAGAACTGGATCATGTACAACTTGTAGGAGATTATGGGTACCTTTCTGAAGAactgagatggatttgttggaAAGGATTTCCTTCACAATACATACCAGACAACTTTCGTATGAAAAATGTAATTGCAATTGATTTAAAGCATAGTCATCTTCAACTCGTCTGGAAACAAGCCCAG GTTTTGAAGTGGTTAAAATTTCTTAATCTTAGTCACTCCAAGTacttgagagaaacacctgACTTTGCAGGACTACCAAGTCTCGAACAACTAATTCTAAAAGATTGTCCAAGTTTGTGTAAGGTACACCCATCTATTGGAGATCTCTGTAATATACTACTGATAAATTTGAAGGACTGCACAAGTCTAAGCAGTCTCCCGAAAGAGGTATATAAGTTGAAATCTTTGCAAACTTTCATCCTCTCTGGTTGTTTGAAGATTGACATATTGGAGGAAGATATAGTGCAGATGAAATCCTTGATAACACTTGTCTCTGAAAACACTGCTGTGAAACAAGTACCATGTACAATTGTAAACTCAAAACACACGGGATATATATCCCTACGTAGATTTGAAGGATTGTCACATAATATTTTGTCTTCTATCATTCGGTCATGGATGTCACCAATAATGAATTCCCGATCTTACATTAGGCCATTGTGCATTGATATGGAGAATGATAATTTGCGAGACCTTGCACCATTGCTTAGCTGCCTCGCAAATATTCGAAGTATTTTGGTTCAATGTGACACGCAGTCTCAACTATCTAAGCAGCTAAACACAATTTTTGTGGAAGACGGTGTAAATTTTACAGAATCAACAAATCATAGTCTGAGGTTTTCCTTGATTGGTGTTGGAAGTTGCAATGAATTCTTGAACACTGTCAGAGATAGCGTTTCTAAG GGATTGGAAAGTAGTGAGTGTTGTGATATTAGTCTCCCATGTGAGAACAATCCTTATTGGTTGGGCCATACGGGTGAGGGACATTCTGTATCTTTCAGTGTGCCTAAGGATTGTGATATAAAGGGAATGACTTTGTGTGTTGTCTATTCATCAACCCCTGAAATAGTGGCAACTGAATGTCTTAGAAGTGTCTTAATTGTTAACTACACAAAGTGCACATATCAAATACACAAGCATGGCACTGTAATGTCCTTTAACGATGAAGATTGGCATGGcataatctcaaatttagaaTCTGAAGACAAGGTGGAGATTTTTGTGAGTTTTGGTCATGGATTGGTGGTCAAGAACACAACGGTCTATTTCATAAACCGTGAACCTGTCAAAACATTAAGCCAAGAGTATGAAAGATTTTTTTGTTTAGATTGGCTTGCTTGTATTATGCAgcctttttttctcaaatag